One Brassica napus cultivar Da-Ae chromosome A5, Da-Ae, whole genome shotgun sequence DNA window includes the following coding sequences:
- the LOC125609621 gene encoding glucuronoxylan 4-O-methyltransferase 3: MRTKSQSSVNLKVIFTCCSILIFLIIFFARSNISSSSSKPLSETNLSQEEVENQHKPKGCPTTQQCTKMPISLSDALVHYVTSNVTPQQTFDEVSVSKRVLDKKSPCNFLVFGLGHDSLMWASLNHGGRTLFIEEDKAWIETVTNKFPNLESYHVVYDTKVKNSDKLMELGRSEECTSVTDPRNSKCDLALKDFPADFYETKWDLIMVDAPTGYHEEAPGRMSAIYTAGLLARNREDGETDVFVHDVNRPVEDEFSATFLCKGYMREQNGRLRHFTIPSHRARTGRPFCPVDVDRRR, translated from the exons ATGAGGACCAAATCTCAGTCTTCTGTTAATCTGAAGGTCATATTCACATGCTGCTCAATCTTGATAtttctcattatcttctttgcAAGATCAAacatctcttcctcctcctcaaagcCCCTTTCCGAAACCAATCTCTCTCAAGAAGAAGTAGAAAATCAGCATAAACCAAAAGGATGTCCAACAACACAACAATGCACAAAGATGCCAATCTCTTTATCCGACGCATTAGTTCACTACGTCACCAGTAACGTCACTCCACAACAGACATTCGACGAAGTCTCTGTCTCAAAGAGAGTCTTGGACAAGAAGTCTCCATGTAACTTCCTAGTCTTTGGATTAGGTCACGATAGCTTGATGTGGGCATCTCTCAACCATGGTGGTCGTACCT TGTTTATTGAGGAAGACAAGGCTTGGATCGAGACTGTGACTAACAAGTTCCCAAACTTGGAATCTTACCACGTCGTTTACGACACTAAAGTGAAAAACTCCGACAAGTTGATGGAGTTGGGAAGATCAGAGGAGTGTACATCCGTCACCGATCCAAGAAACTCGAAATGTGATCTAGCGTTGAAAGATTTTCCGGCAGATTTTTACGAGACGAAATGGGATCTGATCATGGTAGATGCTCCAACTGGTTACCACGAGGAAGCTCCAGGCAGGATGAGCGCTATTTACACGGCGGGGCTTTTGGCTCGCAACCGTGAAGATGGAGAAACTGACGTTTTTGTTCACGACGTTAACCGTCCAGTGGAAGATGAGTTCTCGGCGACTTTCTTGTGTAAGGGATACATGAGGGAGCAAAATGGGAGGCTAAGGCACTTCACCATCCCTAGTCACAGGGCTCGAACTGGAAGACCGTTTTGTCCTGTGGATGTTGATCGCCGccgttga
- the LOC106368362 gene encoding GDSL esterase/lipase At1g33811: protein MAIQRFVLLATLGLVVFGLETAVSQRQQQSQVTCLYIFGDSLVDNGNNNRLLSLARANYRPYGIDFPQGATGRFTNGRTYVDALAQILGFRTYIPPYSRIRGQALLRGANFASGAAGIRDETGDNLGAHTSMNQQVNSYTSAVQQMLQYFRGDTNELQRYLSRCIFYSGMGSNDYLNNYFMPDFYSTSMDYNDKTYAESLIKNYTQQLTRLYQFGARKVIVTAVGQIGCIPYELARYNNRNNSTGRCNDKINNAIALFNSQLKKLVDRFNNGQLQGAKFVYLDTYKSTSDLAANGAAYGFEVVDKGCCGVGRNNGQITCLPLQQPCSDRTKYLFWDAFHPTETANILLAKSNFNSRAYAYPINIQELANL, encoded by the exons ATGGCAATTCAACGTTTTGTATTATTAGCTACTTTGGGTCTGGTGGTGTTTGGTCTAGAAACGGCCGTGTCACAGCGACAACAACAATCACAAGTCACATGTTTATACATCTTTGGTGACTCCTTGGTCGATAACGGAAACAATAATAG GCTGCTTTCTCTTGCGAGGGCTAATTACCGGCCTTATGGCATCGACTTTCCCCAAGGTGCAACCGGAAGATTCACCAATGGTCGCACTTACGTTGATGCTCTTG CTCAAATTCTTGGATTTCGGACTTACATTCCACCATACTCCAGGATTCGTGGCCAGGCTTTGCTAAGAGGTGCGAATTTTGCATCTGGTGCGGCCGGCATTAGAGATGAGACCGGAGACAACTTG GGTGCGCATACTTCTATGAACCAGCAGGTCAATTCTTACACGAGCGCGGTTCAACAAATGCTTCAATACTTCAGAGGAGACACAAATGAGCTCCAAAGATACTTAAGCCGTTGTATCTTTTATTCGGGAATGGGAAGTAACGATTACCTCAACAACTACTTCATGCCTGACTTTTACTCAACCAGTATGGATTACAACGACAAAACCTATGCAGAGTCCCTCATTAAAAACTACACACAACAGCTCACT AGATTGTACCAATTTGGAGCCCGGAAAGTGATTGTTACCGCAGTGGGACAAATTGGGTGCATTCCTTATGAGCTAGCTCGCTATAATAACCGCAACAACAGTACAGGCAGGTGCAATGATAAGATTAACAATGCAATTGCGTTGTTCAACTCTCAGCTCAAGAAACTAGTTGATCGTTTCAACAATGGTCAGTTGCAAGGAGCCAAGTTTGTTTACCTTGATACCTACAAGAGCACTTCAGATCTTGCTGCCAATGGAGCCGCTTACG GATTTGAGGTAGTGGACAAAGGTTGTTGTGGGGTGGGGAGGAACAATGGTCAGATAACGTGTTTACCCTTGCAGCAGCCGTGCAGTgaccggaccaagtatctcttttGGGATGCGTTTCACCCGACCGAGACGGCTAACATATTGCTGGCCAAGTCTAATTTCAACTCTCGAGCTTACGCTTACCCCATTAACATTCAAGAACTTGCCAATCTTTGA